A window from Bacteroidota bacterium encodes these proteins:
- a CDS encoding AhpC/TSA family protein — protein sequence MKKLLFILILAPLVSSAQDDKAKEFKIKGKLSNLKMEPEWVFFSYRQGDNYLNDSVKVSNGKYSYTGKTVEPQTARIRVKYKSTDPGKPVAVNYKRDMTAVFIEPGTIKIVSVDSFSNVKVKSSDAHAEYVKLQKQNKPFDDKLEPLYKKYSEFAKAKDKVGQDNTEKEIDAISADRKEAVYGAYLRNNASSPIAMYAMNQYAGWDIDVEKVEPVFNSLPEATRSLPSAVEFKEKIEITKKTGVGRIAMDFTQNDTLGQPVALSSLRGKYLLIDFWASWCGPCRAENPNLVKAYAKFREKGFHIIGVSLDNPGQKEKWMKAIHDDGLYWTQVSDLKGWKNEVSVMYGIQAIPQNLLLDPEGKIVAKNIRGEELDSKLAEFVEKKGF from the coding sequence ATGAAGAAACTACTGTTTATCCTGATACTGGCCCCGTTGGTGTCATCAGCACAGGACGACAAAGCCAAAGAGTTTAAAATAAAAGGCAAACTGAGCAATCTTAAAATGGAACCTGAATGGGTGTTTTTTTCTTACCGCCAGGGTGATAACTATTTAAATGATAGTGTAAAAGTTTCCAACGGCAAGTATAGCTATACAGGAAAAACCGTAGAACCTCAAACTGCAAGGATCAGGGTGAAATATAAAAGTACCGATCCTGGAAAGCCCGTTGCTGTTAATTATAAAAGAGACATGACTGCTGTGTTCATTGAGCCAGGAACAATAAAAATTGTTTCCGTAGATTCTTTTAGTAATGTAAAGGTGAAAAGCTCAGATGCACATGCTGAGTATGTAAAACTGCAAAAGCAGAATAAACCTTTTGATGATAAACTGGAACCACTGTATAAAAAATATAGTGAGTTTGCAAAAGCAAAAGATAAAGTAGGACAGGATAATACAGAAAAAGAAATTGATGCTATCAGTGCAGACAGGAAAGAAGCAGTTTACGGAGCTTATCTCCGCAACAATGCTTCATCGCCGATAGCAATGTATGCTATGAACCAATATGCAGGCTGGGATATTGATGTAGAGAAAGTAGAACCCGTGTTTAATTCTTTGCCAGAAGCAACCCGGTCACTTCCTTCTGCTGTTGAGTTCAAAGAAAAAATTGAGATAACCAAAAAAACAGGAGTTGGAAGAATAGCAATGGACTTCACACAAAACGACACACTCGGGCAGCCAGTAGCTTTATCATCTTTAAGAGGTAAATATTTATTGATTGATTTCTGGGCAAGTTGGTGCGGCCCTTGCCGTGCAGAAAATCCGAACCTGGTTAAGGCATATGCTAAATTCAGAGAAAAAGGATTTCATATCATCGGTGTTTCTTTGGATAACCCCGGTCAAAAAGAAAAATGGATGAAAGCAATTCATGATGATGGTTTGTATTGGACGCAGGTAAGTGATCTGAAAGGTTGGAAAAACGAAGTTTCAGTTATGTATGGCATACAGGCAATTCCTCAAAATCTTTTATTGGATCCGGAAGGAAAAATTGTTGCCAAAAACATTAGAGGCGAAGAGCTGGATTCTAAACTGGCAGAGTTTGTTGAGAAAAAAGGGTTTTAA
- a CDS encoding sigma-70 family RNA polymerase sigma factor produces MDFNRLVRDCLKAIPSAQKQLYDCFAEQMLGVCYRYTKSVADAEDVLQDGFVKVFTHLHNYRNEGELGAWIRRIMVTTALNFLKKHRNYRLDLSFSSEDALHPVTENDAEVKMSAKELAELIRQLPTGYQTIFNLHAVEGYTHVEIGKLLGISEGTSRSQYSRSRSLLIEWVNKNELTDKKETYVR; encoded by the coding sequence ATGGATTTTAACCGATTGGTACGGGATTGTTTGAAAGCAATACCATCTGCTCAAAAACAGTTGTATGACTGTTTTGCCGAACAGATGCTGGGGGTTTGTTATCGCTATACCAAATCAGTTGCTGATGCAGAAGATGTGTTGCAGGATGGATTTGTAAAAGTATTTACGCATTTACATAATTATAGGAACGAAGGCGAACTCGGTGCATGGATCCGCAGGATAATGGTGACAACAGCCCTGAATTTTTTAAAGAAACACAGAAACTACCGGCTTGATCTATCATTCAGCAGCGAAGATGCGCTGCACCCGGTAACCGAGAACGATGCAGAAGTAAAAATGTCTGCAAAAGAATTAGCTGAGCTGATACGCCAATTACCAACAGGGTATCAAACAATTTTCAATCTGCATGCAGTGGAAGGCTATACACATGTAGAAATTGGAAAGTTGCTGGGCATCAGCGAAGGCACATCCCGTTCGCAGTACAGCCGTTCAAGAAGTTTGCTGATCGAATGGGTGAACAAAAATGAATTAACAGATAAAAAAGAAACTTATGTCCGCTGA
- the queG gene encoding tRNA epoxyqueuosine(34) reductase QueG, protein MGNKTQNTAWIKEQAWRLGFDFCGIAKSQKLDADAKRLENWLSKSMQGGMHYMENYFEMRVDPSRLVPSARSVITLLKNYFPPQLQNTTAPKISKYAFGKDYHDVIRQQLTELIGLMKENIGEVNGRGFVDSAPVLERTWAQKSGLGWVGKNGNLINKQSGSFYFIATLITDIELEYDDPFAKDYCGTCTKCIDACPTDAILPDRVVDGSKCISYFTIELKDALIPGEMKGKFQNWMFGCDICQDVCPWNRFSKPHNEIEFTPLPEILNFTTKEWEAMSEESFKKIFSGSAVKRTKYKGLQRNLKFIQPGQNP, encoded by the coding sequence GTGGGTAACAAAACTCAAAATACGGCGTGGATAAAAGAGCAAGCCTGGCGACTTGGGTTTGATTTTTGCGGCATTGCGAAATCTCAAAAACTGGATGCTGATGCAAAACGCCTGGAAAACTGGCTCAGTAAAAGTATGCAAGGCGGTATGCACTACATGGAAAACTATTTTGAAATGAGGGTTGATCCATCCCGGCTGGTACCCAGTGCTAGATCGGTGATCACATTATTGAAAAACTATTTTCCACCACAACTACAGAACACAACCGCCCCAAAAATTTCCAAATATGCTTTTGGCAAAGATTATCATGATGTAATTCGCCAGCAATTAACAGAACTAATTGGGCTGATGAAGGAAAATATCGGTGAAGTAAATGGAAGAGGATTTGTAGACAGTGCACCGGTACTTGAAAGAACATGGGCCCAGAAAAGTGGTTTGGGTTGGGTTGGTAAAAATGGGAATTTGATCAATAAACAAAGCGGCTCATTTTATTTTATTGCTACGTTGATCACAGATATCGAATTGGAATATGATGATCCGTTTGCAAAAGATTATTGCGGCACCTGCACAAAGTGTATTGATGCCTGCCCTACAGATGCAATCCTGCCTGATAGAGTTGTTGATGGAAGTAAATGTATTTCCTATTTCACCATTGAGCTAAAAGATGCATTAATACCGGGTGAAATGAAAGGCAAATTCCAAAACTGGATGTTTGGTTGTGATATCTGCCAGGATGTTTGTCCCTGGAACCGTTTTTCAAAACCACATAACGAAATTGAATTTACACCTCTACCTGAAATATTAAACTTCACTACTAAAGAATGGGAAGCGATGAGTGAAGAAAGTTTCAAAAAAATATTTTCCGGTTCGGCGGTTAAAAGAACAAAGTATAAAGGCCTGCAACGTAACCTGAAGTTTATCCAACCCGGTCAGAACCCATAA
- a CDS encoding DUF3857 domain-containing protein codes for MRKQVLLLPGLLFLFSPFIIAQKSEKGPVKFGKVSAEDFKKVYSIDSNAYAVVIADVGNSSFVGNNSGWFSLEFERQVRIHILNKNAYDEANFEVPLYTSGSAEEELVNVKATTYNLENGKVVETKMDKGSVFKDKIDKNVAVKKFTLPNLKEGCIIEVEYKVKSDFLRNLQSWTFQGEYPVLWSEYSVGIPEFFSYITLTQGYRTFDINERKERNDIFAGSTSRGGAAPERFSFNAVVNDFRWVMKNVNALKKEAYTSTLRNHISKIEFQLNAHMSPLEPRSIMGTWKELNDELERNEYFGLPIRNDHGYLADEIPIKAKLIKEANLEKAKLIFEYVRDNYTCTDHNAKFLSQNLRNLLKTKNGNVADINLLLVGILRTAGFTTDPVLLGLRNRGMTYAMYPLLDRFNFVIAQLVVDGKKYYLDASDPVLGFGRLDPLCYNGHARIINGEPEAIELNTDMLNEKKLSSVFIINENGKLSGAVQQIPGYAESSDIRSTIKEKGKESVKADIKKGFNAEVDIQNFRIDSLNKKDDPVGIFYDFLLDAGTEDIIYLNPMFGEGYKNNPFKSAERYYPVEMPYTMDETYILSMDVPTGYTVDEMPKPMVLKLNDEGEGLFEYRISESGGTISLRCRLQIKRTVFAPEEYDLLREFFNMVVAKQTEQIVFKKKK; via the coding sequence ATGAGAAAACAAGTTTTACTCCTTCCGGGATTATTATTTCTTTTTTCCCCCTTTATCATTGCCCAAAAATCTGAAAAGGGCCCGGTTAAATTCGGAAAAGTTTCTGCTGAGGATTTTAAAAAGGTTTATTCTATTGACAGCAACGCCTATGCAGTCGTTATTGCAGATGTAGGCAATAGTAGTTTTGTTGGTAATAACAGCGGATGGTTCTCTCTTGAATTTGAAAGACAGGTAAGGATCCATATCCTTAATAAAAATGCATATGACGAAGCTAATTTTGAAGTGCCGCTGTATACATCCGGTAGTGCTGAAGAAGAATTGGTGAATGTGAAAGCAACAACCTATAACCTGGAAAATGGTAAGGTGGTTGAAACGAAAATGGATAAAGGATCAGTGTTTAAAGACAAGATTGATAAAAATGTTGCAGTCAAAAAATTTACGTTGCCTAACCTGAAAGAGGGTTGTATCATTGAAGTCGAGTATAAGGTTAAATCTGATTTTTTACGAAATCTTCAGTCATGGACATTCCAGGGTGAGTACCCGGTATTATGGAGCGAATATTCAGTGGGCATCCCTGAATTCTTTTCTTATATCACTCTTACACAAGGCTACCGCACTTTTGATATCAACGAAAGAAAAGAACGCAATGATATTTTTGCAGGAAGCACATCAAGAGGTGGCGCTGCACCGGAACGGTTTTCTTTTAATGCAGTAGTAAATGACTTCCGCTGGGTAATGAAAAATGTAAATGCTTTAAAAAAGGAAGCATACACTTCAACATTAAGGAATCATATTTCAAAAATTGAATTTCAGCTCAATGCCCATATGTCACCGCTGGAACCACGAAGCATTATGGGTACCTGGAAAGAACTAAATGATGAGTTGGAAAGGAATGAGTATTTCGGTCTGCCAATTAGAAATGATCATGGATATCTTGCTGATGAAATACCAATAAAAGCAAAACTGATTAAAGAGGCAAATCTTGAAAAAGCAAAACTCATTTTCGAATACGTACGAGATAATTACACCTGCACAGATCATAATGCCAAATTTCTTTCACAGAATTTGCGCAATCTTTTAAAAACAAAGAACGGGAATGTAGCAGATATAAACTTGTTGTTAGTAGGTATACTGAGGACGGCAGGTTTTACGACCGATCCTGTGTTGTTAGGCTTAAGAAACCGCGGCATGACTTACGCAATGTATCCATTACTTGACAGGTTTAATTTTGTAATTGCCCAATTGGTTGTTGATGGGAAAAAATATTATCTCGACGCATCAGACCCTGTGCTGGGTTTTGGCAGATTAGATCCGCTTTGTTATAACGGGCATGCACGGATAATCAACGGCGAACCAGAGGCCATTGAGCTTAATACCGACATGTTAAATGAAAAAAAACTGAGTTCTGTATTTATCATCAATGAAAATGGAAAATTAAGCGGGGCCGTGCAGCAGATACCCGGCTATGCGGAGTCTTCAGACATACGCAGTACTATCAAAGAAAAAGGTAAGGAATCCGTAAAGGCTGATATAAAAAAGGGATTTAATGCAGAAGTGGATATCCAGAATTTCAGGATCGATTCACTAAATAAAAAAGATGATCCTGTTGGAATATTCTACGATTTCCTTCTTGACGCGGGAACAGAGGATATTATTTACCTGAACCCGATGTTTGGTGAAGGATATAAAAACAATCCTTTTAAATCAGCAGAAAGATATTATCCTGTCGAAATGCCTTATACAATGGATGAAACATATATTTTATCAATGGATGTACCGACTGGCTATACAGTCGACGAAATGCCAAAACCGATGGTATTGAAATTAAATGATGAAGGCGAAGGATTATTTGAATACCGGATCAGTGAATCAGGAGGTACTATTTCATTACGCTGCCGCCTGCAAATAAAGCGTACTGTATTTGCCCCGGAAGAGTATGATCTGCTGCGTGAGTTTTTTAATATGGTGGTTGCAAAACAAACTGAGCAAATTGTATTTAAAAAGAAAAAATAA
- a CDS encoding DUF3857 domain-containing protein, whose protein sequence is MIKCFLMLMTFCFITGAAFASGDDDYSVLAISKDLLKNANVVYRNYSTRVEIESLGKMRVTERYAVTILNEAGEDYAQFVEHYDKLSSIKSIDGKLYDANGKKMRELKKNEIKDVSNISDFSLFEDNRVKLHNFYYKVFPYTVEYECEVVYDGTLFIPPYYPQRGYAVSVEKSDYTVMLPSSATLVFKKVNFEKEPVITPGDKDKKTYQWKTETMQAIQRESFSPSLTRIVPNIRLALAEFEFEGYKGSNSSWKEFGKFVYELKKNRDELPDAIKQQVRNLVAGLSSNEEKIKKLYEYLQANTRYISVQLGIGGLQPFDAKYVAGNRYGDCKALSNYMYALLKEAGISSLYTIIKAGDDEDDIFTDFSTTQFNHVILCVPNNKDTMWLECTDQYKSAGYMGDFTGNRHALLITEEGGVLVKTPQYTMNENLQLRKIQAVLSDDATLNFKANTQYMAMQQDDLQGAINRLAKDKWKERLQGGFDFSTYNINSFDYKEQKGKIPGMNESLDITVFNYATITGKRLFIVPNIMNKTYRRLSVDSTRKFDIDLGFAYKDVDSIEIQLPAGYSQESVPQDVNISSKFAAYKVSVQAKEGKLFYHRQIEYKGGVYPASDYAELVKFYEAIYKADRNRVVLVKKEGELKAF, encoded by the coding sequence ATGATCAAATGTTTTTTGATGTTGATGACCTTTTGTTTTATCACAGGCGCAGCATTTGCCTCTGGCGATGATGATTATTCCGTTTTGGCAATCTCAAAGGATCTGCTGAAAAATGCCAATGTTGTTTACAGGAATTATTCCACAAGGGTGGAAATAGAAAGTCTTGGAAAGATGAGGGTGACCGAAAGATATGCAGTTACCATTCTTAATGAAGCAGGTGAAGATTATGCGCAGTTTGTAGAACATTATGACAAACTTTCTTCCATAAAAAGCATTGATGGAAAATTGTATGATGCCAATGGTAAGAAAATGAGAGAATTGAAAAAGAATGAAATAAAAGATGTAAGCAATATCAGTGATTTCAGCTTATTTGAAGATAACCGTGTGAAGCTGCATAATTTTTATTATAAAGTTTTTCCATATACGGTGGAGTATGAATGCGAAGTTGTGTATGACGGTACTTTATTTATACCGCCTTATTATCCACAGCGGGGTTATGCAGTATCGGTAGAAAAATCAGATTACACAGTTATGCTACCATCATCAGCTACACTGGTATTTAAAAAAGTGAATTTTGAAAAAGAGCCTGTAATAACTCCCGGTGATAAGGATAAGAAAACATATCAATGGAAGACCGAAACGATGCAGGCTATACAAAGAGAGTCTTTCAGTCCTTCTCTTACCCGGATAGTGCCGAATATAAGATTAGCGCTGGCAGAATTTGAATTCGAAGGTTATAAAGGGAGTAATAGTTCATGGAAAGAATTTGGAAAATTTGTTTACGAGTTAAAAAAGAACCGTGATGAATTACCGGATGCAATTAAACAACAGGTAAGAAACCTGGTTGCAGGGCTAAGTTCAAACGAAGAAAAAATAAAAAAACTATACGAATATCTCCAGGCCAATACAAGATATATAAGTGTTCAATTGGGTATTGGTGGTTTGCAGCCATTTGATGCAAAATATGTAGCAGGTAACAGGTATGGTGATTGTAAGGCTTTATCAAACTATATGTATGCTTTGCTGAAAGAGGCTGGCATCTCATCTTTATATACGATCATAAAAGCTGGTGATGATGAGGATGATATCTTCACTGATTTTTCAACGACCCAGTTCAATCATGTTATTCTTTGTGTGCCGAATAATAAAGACACGATGTGGTTGGAGTGTACTGATCAATATAAGTCGGCAGGTTATATGGGTGATTTTACCGGCAATCGTCATGCATTGCTTATCACTGAAGAGGGAGGTGTGCTGGTAAAGACTCCTCAGTATACGATGAATGAAAACCTACAATTAAGAAAAATACAAGCTGTATTAAGTGATGATGCTACTCTTAATTTCAAAGCCAATACGCAATATATGGCCATGCAGCAGGATGATCTGCAGGGAGCTATTAACAGGCTGGCAAAAGATAAATGGAAAGAAAGATTACAGGGTGGATTTGATTTCTCTACTTATAATATCAATTCATTTGATTATAAAGAACAGAAGGGAAAAATTCCGGGAATGAATGAATCGCTGGACATCACAGTATTTAATTATGCTACAATTACAGGTAAAAGATTATTCATTGTTCCCAACATTATGAACAAAACCTATCGTCGTCTTTCAGTTGATTCAACCAGAAAATTTGATATTGATCTTGGTTTTGCATACAAAGATGTTGATAGTATCGAAATTCAACTGCCGGCTGGGTATTCGCAGGAGTCAGTTCCGCAGGATGTTAACATCAGCAGCAAGTTTGCTGCCTACAAAGTATCTGTACAAGCAAAAGAGGGAAAACTATTTTATCATCGCCAAATTGAATACAAGGGCGGCGTTTATCCCGCTTCTGATTATGCTGAGCTGGTAAAATTTTATGAAGCTATCTACAAAGCCGATCGTAATCGTGTGGTGTTAGTTAAAAAAGAGGGTGAGTTAAAAGCATTCTGA